From a single Patescibacteria group bacterium genomic region:
- the rplL gene encoding 50S ribosomal protein L7/L12 yields the protein MAEEEKEEVKEQEIELSENAEKVLELVSEMSVLELSRLVKALENKFDIQPMAAAVPAAGGNGGNGEEEGEEKSAYSVVLKSGGDKKIATIKAIRKVDQSLGLKEAKELVENAPKTIAEDMPAEEAKEAKKTLEEAGAEVELE from the coding sequence ATGGCAGAAGAAGAAAAAGAAGAAGTAAAAGAACAAGAAATAGAGCTTAGCGAAAATGCAGAAAAAGTTCTTGAACTAGTTTCTGAGATGAGTGTTTTGGAACTTTCTCGGTTGGTTAAAGCTTTAGAAAATAAATTTGATATCCAACCAATGGCTGCTGCAGTCCCTGCAGCTGGTGGGAATGGTGGAAATGGGGAGGAAGAGGGAGAAGAAAAATCAGCCTACAGTGTAGTGCTCAAGAGTGGGGGAGATAAAAAGATTGCTACTATCAAAGCTATTCGGAAAGTTGACCAAAGCTTGGGCCTTAAGGAAGCCAAAGAGCTAGTAGAGAACGCTCCCAAGACAATTGCGGAGGATATGCCAGCAGAGGAAGCAAAGGAAGCTAAGAAGACTCTAGA
- the rplJ gene encoding 50S ribosomal protein L10, giving the protein MDLEEKKQLVKDLKKELKKAKSVTFVDFSGLGAGVLDNLRGQLLEQDAQIRVAKNTLITRALDNFDFNLEGPTALVFSFGDALKGIKVVSNFQEEAGNLEFKGGVFEGALVSGSEVLELAEIPGREMLLAQFSSLLNAPLQRFVANASAPLQRFGNDLRSMSKES; this is encoded by the coding sequence ATGGATTTAGAAGAAAAAAAACAATTAGTAAAAGATTTAAAAAAAGAGCTGAAAAAAGCTAAAAGTGTTACTTTTGTCGATTTTTCCGGATTAGGTGCGGGTGTTTTGGATAACCTTCGTGGGCAACTTTTGGAGCAGGATGCTCAAATTAGAGTGGCAAAAAATACATTAATAACCCGTGCTTTAGACAATTTTGACTTTAATTTGGAAGGTCCAACAGCGCTGGTTTTTTCATTTGGAGATGCTCTTAAAGGCATAAAAGTTGTGTCTAACTTTCAAGAGGAAGCTGGTAATTTAGAGTTTAAGGGTGGAGTGTTTGAAGGAGCTTTAGTATCTGGTTCAGAAGTTTTGGAATTGGCAGAGATTCCTGGAAGGGAAATGCTCTTAGCGCAGTTCTCATCTCTTCTAAATGCTCCTTTACAGAGGTTTGTTGCTAATGCTAGCGCACCATTGCAAAGATTTGGAAATGACTTACGTTCCATGTCGAAGGAGAGCTAG